One region of Streptomyces subrutilus genomic DNA includes:
- the leuE gene encoding leucine efflux protein LeuE, with amino-acid sequence MLGVTDLPTYLAGLVLIVLLPGPNSLYVLSVAARRGVKEGYKAACGVFTGDTVLMVLTAAGAGALLQASPLLFTLVKFLGAGYLAWLAVGMMRAAWEMWRHREARQEEILTGEEPAGGLERPYRRALVVSLFNPKAILFLLSFFVQFVDPGYAYPALSFLLLGTLSQLASFLYLSTLIFTGTRLSAAFRRRKRLSAGATSAAGVLFLGFAAKLAVG; translated from the coding sequence ATGCTGGGTGTGACAGATCTTCCGACGTATCTCGCCGGCCTGGTGCTGATCGTTCTGCTGCCGGGGCCGAACTCGCTCTACGTGCTGTCCGTCGCCGCGCGCCGCGGGGTGAAGGAGGGCTACAAGGCCGCCTGCGGGGTGTTCACCGGGGACACGGTGCTGATGGTGCTGACGGCGGCGGGCGCCGGGGCGCTGCTCCAGGCGAGCCCGCTGCTGTTCACCCTGGTGAAGTTCCTCGGCGCCGGGTACCTGGCGTGGCTGGCCGTGGGAATGATGCGGGCCGCGTGGGAGATGTGGCGCCACCGCGAGGCGCGGCAGGAGGAGATCCTGACCGGCGAGGAGCCGGCCGGCGGCCTGGAGCGGCCGTACCGGCGGGCGCTGGTGGTGAGCCTGTTCAACCCGAAGGCGATCCTGTTCCTGCTGTCCTTCTTCGTGCAGTTCGTGGACCCCGGCTACGCCTACCCCGCGCTGTCGTTCCTGCTGCTGGGGACGCTGTCCCAGCTGGCGAGCTTCCTGTACCTGTCGACGCTGATCTTCACCGGGACCCGGCTGTCCGCCGCGTTCCGCCGCCGCAAGCGGCTGTCGGCCGGGGCCACCTCGGCGGCGGGCGTGCTGTTCCTCGGGTTCGCGGCCAAGCTCGCCGTCGGCTGA
- a CDS encoding acyl-CoA mutase large subunit family protein produces the protein MARTESGIPIEPVYGPADLTGWIPRVELGEPGDFPYTRGIYPTMYTGRPWTMRQYAGFGTAAESNARYRQLIAGGGTGLSVAFDLPTQMGHDSDAPLAHGEVGKVGVAVDSLDDMRALFDGIPLDRVSTSMTINAPAALLLLLYQLVAEEQGISGAQLTGTVQNDVLKEYIARGTYIFPPGPSLRLTADTFRYCRAEIPRWNTISISGYHMAEAGASPAQEVAFTLADGIAYVRTALAAGMAVDEFAPRLSFFFVARTTLLEEVAKFRAARRIWARVMREEFGARDPKSLMLRFHTQTAGVQLTAQQPELNLVRVAVQALAAVLGGTQSLHTNSFDEAIALPTEKSARLALRTQQVLAYETDVPHTVDPFAGSYAVERMTDDLEAAALDLMGQVEARGGAVAAIEAGFQKAEIERNAYRIARETDGGERVVVGVNRFALEQEERYEPLRVDPAIEARQCAALERLRAERDGQAVEAALARLREAAARTGANVLYPMKEALRARATVGEVCGALREVWGTYTPADSTW, from the coding sequence ATGGCACGCACGGAGAGCGGAATCCCGATCGAACCCGTCTACGGACCGGCCGATCTGACGGGGTGGATCCCGCGGGTCGAACTGGGCGAGCCGGGTGATTTCCCGTACACCAGGGGGATTTATCCCACCATGTACACCGGTCGGCCGTGGACCATGCGGCAGTACGCCGGCTTCGGCACGGCGGCCGAGTCCAACGCCCGCTACCGGCAGCTCATCGCAGGCGGCGGGACCGGGCTGTCCGTCGCCTTCGACCTGCCGACCCAGATGGGCCACGACTCCGACGCGCCCCTGGCGCACGGCGAGGTCGGCAAGGTCGGGGTGGCCGTGGACTCCCTCGACGACATGCGGGCGCTGTTCGACGGGATCCCCCTCGACCGGGTATCCACCTCCATGACCATCAACGCGCCCGCCGCGCTCCTCCTGCTGCTCTACCAACTGGTGGCGGAGGAACAGGGCATCTCGGGCGCCCAGCTGACGGGCACGGTTCAGAACGACGTGCTGAAGGAGTACATCGCCCGCGGGACGTACATCTTCCCGCCCGGGCCCTCGCTGCGCCTGACGGCCGACACCTTCCGCTACTGCCGGGCCGAGATCCCCCGGTGGAACACCATCTCCATCTCCGGCTACCACATGGCCGAAGCGGGGGCCTCGCCCGCGCAGGAGGTGGCCTTCACCCTCGCCGACGGCATCGCGTACGTCCGTACGGCGCTCGCGGCCGGGATGGCGGTGGACGAGTTCGCCCCCCGGCTGTCCTTCTTCTTCGTCGCCCGCACCACCCTGCTCGAGGAGGTCGCGAAGTTCCGCGCGGCCCGGCGGATCTGGGCCCGCGTCATGCGCGAGGAGTTCGGCGCGCGGGACCCGAAGTCGCTGATGCTGCGCTTCCACACCCAGACCGCCGGGGTCCAGCTCACGGCGCAGCAGCCGGAGCTGAACCTCGTACGGGTGGCCGTGCAGGCGCTGGCCGCCGTACTGGGCGGCACGCAGTCGCTGCACACCAACTCCTTCGACGAGGCGATCGCGCTGCCCACGGAGAAGTCGGCCCGCCTCGCGCTGCGCACCCAGCAGGTCCTCGCCTACGAGACGGACGTGCCGCACACCGTCGACCCCTTCGCCGGGTCGTACGCGGTGGAGCGGATGACGGACGACCTGGAGGCGGCCGCGCTTGACCTGATGGGGCAGGTCGAGGCCCGGGGCGGTGCGGTGGCCGCGATCGAGGCCGGGTTCCAGAAGGCGGAGATCGAGCGCAACGCCTACCGCATCGCCCGGGAGACCGACGGCGGGGAGCGGGTGGTGGTCGGCGTCAACCGCTTCGCCCTGGAGCAGGAGGAACGGTACGAGCCGCTGCGCGTGGACCCCGCGATCGAGGCGCGGCAGTGCGCGGCGCTGGAGCGGCTGCGCGCGGAGCGGGACGGGCAGGCGGTGGAGGCCGCGCTCGCGAGGCTGCGGGAGGCGGCCGCGCGGACGGGGGCGAACGTGCTGTACCCGATGAAGGAGGCGCTGCGGGCGCGGGCGACGGTGGGGGAGGTGTGCGGGGCGCTGCGGGAGGTGTGGGGCACCTACACCCCGGCGGACTCCACCTGGTGA
- a CDS encoding polysialyltransferase family glycosyltransferase — MPTQIFLASTLYGAATLAAGVDAGVFPPSARRILLTSTHAVTAEVSAGVADMPGFDALRPRFDEVLDWNRVIEPQHPSTWNPRPEDVPLWERQLRALWDLGGDRVELIVESLQVPPAQALCRIFPGAAVDVYADGLMSYGPTRVRLDPQLGMRVRRVLHLDLVPGLEPLLLTEFGVRVELVPSEAFLKVLAELPQPDTALDAVGESPALLLGQYLSALDLMTPDQEEELHVSMVRGAHALGHTELVFKPHPSAPAAYSRRAEEEAERIGARMTVIDTPFLAETLYQRLRPALVVGCFSTGLLTAATLYGLPVARTGTDAILARLTPYPNSNRVPLALVDALLPDLADADAVRTWTPPTPERVRAEPAGLLTAVGFTMQPQILAARRPMAEAYLSRHLTDRTWRYFTRRRLTALGLPGGIPARLSFLPRSRAVRRVARRLRRVLR, encoded by the coding sequence ATGCCCACCCAGATCTTCCTGGCCTCCACCCTCTACGGAGCCGCCACCCTCGCCGCCGGCGTCGACGCGGGTGTGTTCCCGCCCTCCGCCCGCCGGATCCTGCTGACCAGCACCCACGCCGTCACCGCCGAGGTCAGCGCCGGGGTCGCGGACATGCCCGGCTTCGACGCGCTGCGCCCCCGCTTCGACGAGGTCCTCGACTGGAACCGCGTCATCGAACCGCAGCACCCGAGCACCTGGAACCCCCGCCCCGAGGACGTCCCGCTCTGGGAGCGGCAGCTGCGCGCCCTGTGGGACCTCGGCGGGGACCGGGTCGAACTGATCGTGGAGTCCCTCCAGGTGCCGCCCGCCCAGGCCCTGTGCCGGATCTTCCCCGGCGCCGCCGTCGACGTCTACGCCGACGGCCTGATGAGCTACGGGCCCACGCGCGTCCGCCTCGACCCGCAACTCGGCATGCGCGTGCGGCGCGTCCTGCACCTGGACCTCGTCCCCGGGCTGGAGCCGCTGCTCCTGACCGAGTTCGGGGTACGGGTCGAGCTGGTGCCGTCGGAGGCGTTCCTGAAGGTGCTGGCGGAACTCCCGCAGCCGGACACCGCCCTGGACGCCGTCGGGGAGTCCCCCGCCCTCCTGCTCGGCCAGTACCTCTCGGCGCTCGACCTGATGACCCCCGACCAGGAGGAGGAGCTGCACGTCTCGATGGTCCGCGGCGCACACGCCCTCGGCCACACCGAGCTGGTCTTCAAACCGCACCCCAGCGCCCCGGCCGCGTACTCCCGCCGCGCGGAGGAGGAGGCCGAGCGGATCGGCGCCCGGATGACCGTGATCGACACGCCGTTCCTGGCCGAGACCCTCTACCAGCGGCTGCGCCCGGCCCTCGTCGTCGGCTGTTTCTCCACCGGCCTGCTGACCGCCGCCACGCTGTACGGGCTGCCGGTGGCGCGGACCGGCACGGACGCCATACTGGCCCGCCTCACCCCGTACCCCAACAGCAACCGCGTCCCGCTGGCCCTGGTGGACGCCCTGCTCCCCGACCTGGCCGACGCGGACGCCGTGCGCACCTGGACTCCCCCGACGCCCGAGCGGGTCCGAGCCGAGCCGGCCGGGCTGCTGACGGCGGTCGGGTTCACCATGCAGCCGCAGATCCTCGCCGCCCGCCGGCCGATGGCCGAGGCCTACCTGTCCCGGCACCTGACCGACCGCACCTGGCGGTACTTCACCCGGCGCCGGCTGACCGCGCTGGGCCTGCCGGGCGGCATCCCCGCCCGGCTGTCCTTCCTGCCGCGCAGCAGGGCGGTGCGGCGCGTGGCCCGGCGGCTGCGCCGCGTCCTGCGCTGA
- a CDS encoding glycosyltransferase family 2 protein: MPKLSVVVPFYNVQTYAPDALKSLELNARDDFEFLLVDDCSTDGTPDLLERAARELPGAVHLRHERNGGLATARNTGLDAANGEYLAFLDGDDWLAPGHLARTLAAIEALNCDFVRTDHVKCTGRTRSVQRVPYGPQSVVADPRTAILPADRATSVDYPYAWAGMYHRRLLDRGLLHFTHGLRTAEDRPWIWRLHREAESFAAVGMPGIFYRRGVATSLTQIGDERQLDFIRAFDQVLSDTAADVESDLLLPKAVRTYCAIIAHHFGSIERFEPDVARKLRFLSRAALGRMPQGVLDLVLDSMDGERSTLLRRVRGRRRTTARGANA, encoded by the coding sequence GTGCCCAAGCTCTCTGTTGTCGTGCCGTTCTACAACGTGCAGACATACGCACCGGATGCCCTGAAGAGTCTCGAACTCAACGCCCGGGACGATTTCGAGTTCCTGCTCGTCGACGACTGCTCGACGGACGGGACGCCCGACCTGCTCGAGCGGGCGGCGCGCGAACTGCCCGGGGCGGTGCACCTCAGACACGAGCGCAACGGCGGCCTGGCCACCGCGCGGAACACCGGCCTGGACGCGGCGAACGGCGAGTACCTCGCCTTCCTGGACGGCGACGACTGGCTGGCCCCCGGCCACCTGGCCCGGACCCTGGCCGCCATCGAGGCCCTGAACTGCGATTTCGTCCGCACCGACCATGTGAAGTGCACCGGCAGGACGCGGAGCGTGCAGCGCGTCCCCTACGGCCCGCAGTCCGTCGTCGCCGATCCGCGCACCGCGATCCTGCCCGCGGACCGGGCCACTTCGGTGGACTATCCGTACGCCTGGGCCGGGATGTACCACCGGCGGCTGCTGGACCGCGGGCTGCTGCACTTCACCCACGGGCTGCGGACGGCGGAGGACCGGCCGTGGATCTGGCGGCTGCACCGGGAGGCGGAATCCTTCGCAGCGGTCGGAATGCCCGGAATCTTCTACCGGCGCGGGGTCGCCACCTCATTGACGCAAATCGGTGACGAACGGCAGCTCGATTTCATCCGCGCTTTTGATCAAGTGCTCTCCGATACCGCCGCGGACGTGGAATCCGACCTGCTGCTCCCGAAAGCCGTGCGAACCTATTGCGCGATTATCGCGCATCATTTCGGATCCATCGAGAGGTTCGAACCGGACGTGGCCAGGAAACTCCGCTTCCTGAGCAGGGCCGCACTCGGCCGCATGCCCCAGGGCGTCCTGGACCTGGTCCTGGACTCGATGGACGGGGAGCGCTCCACCCTGCTGCGCCGCGTGCGCGGCCGCCGCCGCACGACCGCCCGGGGGGCGAACGCCTGA